ATAGCGAAAAGCTGGTTGCCGGTGTACCGGGAATTTTACAATGCGCACAGATTCCCGGTGGGGGAAGAGGTAATTGCTAGATTGACCCCTGAAGATGTAGAAAATTACTTATCTCACCTATTTTTTCCACAGGTTGAATCAAATTTATTCCCCAACCAACAAAATCCTCACACCTGATGCCCATGACGTACCTATCATTTTAACTTTGGCCTCTTTTAGATACCGTTACCAATATTGTTGTTTATGGTAATACAAAGGACGTCCCAAGGTCAAAGGGATTCAAAAGAACGTTAGAAATATCAAATTATACCTAACTTTCAAGATTGTATCCATTAAAATCTGAACTAATTAATAGCTGTATTAATTAAATCTTTATaccataattttaattttgttgaaactTGATTTGAGTCTACTAAACTCCTAAAATTTCATAAGTTAATCAATTTAGACATTTCATTAGGGTTACCTTTGAAAATCATTAATGCATTGACTTTCAAGCACGTGTAGTCTTCAAATGttagttttacaaaatagaCAAAGTTTCCCACTTTTTCTAAATAATGTATTAGaggatataaattgattttcCTTCAAAAATATATGTAAAACTAACCCACTTCATCGTAtagatttataaaaaaaatatattataccttataaataaagataaatagaTATGAACAACTCATTTTCAAATGTACATGGTTAAATTAAACTGTTTGTTCTTCAATTTAAACATAGTTTAGtgagtaaaataataattatcaataCAAATATCAATGATTAagttatttaatatatggttaagttgaattgttttttcttcaatttaagTGAATATGACATTAATTATCATGATTTTTCCGATATAAGCTTCTAAGGTCTACTCGAATTAATTTTTAATgtctaaaaaaatgttttttaagtaaaaaaaaaaatatatattttcagcatttaaaatgttaattcaaacatacttttacTTTATGGACACAAGTATTAAtataaaagatttgaaaatgaagaGAGAAAGTCAACGTGACTGTGTCTATAGACCCCTTTAATCAATCATTTTCAATGTCTCGTGTTCAAGCATCATATCTATGCCCACATATCCCGTTATTAACTAACCATTTTCAATATTTTGAGTATATAGACCATGACTACGTCTGCATAAGACCTCTTTTATCCATCATTTTCAATAACTCATCTTCTTTGACAACCGCTTACAAAAGGTTTTAATATCGGTGTCATCAGAGTCAATTGAAATATTTTAGATCAGATAGTAATATTTGAATGCATCCCGAGATGTTAATGCATTAGAtcttaagaatattttttatgaagttagattaaattattacaaattctaaagtatagagactaaatgatGACCAACTAAATTTCAGACCTTATATTGTTACCTCAAGGAAAGTTCGAAAGTGTTTTAACCTTAATATGTtgtgaatattttttatattgtataataaaataacaactcttttgaaaaaatatataataagaaCTAATGCTTCATATTGGTGTCTATTCAATATTGACACAAGGGACTATAGTAGTACATAACTTATAACCATACAATTAGAGCTTGaaacctacaaaaaaaaaaaaaaaaagttaccctgaaatttcaattttagccTTTGAACTTTCATTGAGATTTCACGTTTAGCCCCTAATATAACATGGATACAATACATAAAATAGTAGAGAAGTGAAGAAAGGATTTATTGTGTAGTCACACCaatagtaaaattaaatattgtatatatcgttatatacaatatataaggTTACGCTTTGATATCACACCaatactaaaattaaacacAATGGTTTTACATAGGGACTTAAAAGTGGATTTGACAAAGAAGTTAAGAAAGGACTAAAGTTGAGATGTTAAAACTTCAAAGGGCCAAAGTCAAACTATACTTCAAGGACCAAAAATGAAAAGTGGATAAAAGTTCAGGGCCCAAAACTACAATCTCAACAAGTTATATAATCTTTTAAGGTACCAAGGGCAGATCAGTGGGTCTTGGCATGTTTTGACATCCAGTACAATGTTGGAGAATCTGTTTAAGAGAATCTGTTGGAGGTTCCACTGTCCAAGAAGAGTAATGCTTTGAAGGATGAAAAAAGTTGTGTCCAGCCGTTGCAGCCAACAGCCCACTTTGAGTGCCATTTACAAATAAATCTCCATCAGACCATATGCAACCACTTGAAGGCTCTTCCTTGTCTGTTGCCTGAACACATGATATCAGAGTCAGACATGCATATATAAACCATGGTTCCAATTCAGTACACTTGGTTTTGCTCCTTTTCATGTTTTTAACTAGTACAGTTTGTTTTGTTCTACAAAAGATTATTGGCAATTTGTCTTTGAGTGTGTCCACTTTAAGGAATTTTAGTTTGATGGACTAAAAACTAATCAGTTGCAGACCAAGCAAACATGGTCAGTGGGCATATGTGTCACGTATGCAAACATGAACGGAGACAGTGAGAGATGCAGGGATAGACAAGCAACTAGGCAAACAAGAGCGAGGAACAATAGGCCCCCGATTGTTAACGTACATTGTAGAAAGAGGGTTAGGAGAGTGAGAATGGATATTAGATCGTGTGTAAGCGAGTTTATAAGGTAATGGAGGGAATGAACAGTactaaatcatattcaaatataaaagATGAATTTACGAGATAGACCAAGTAATCTGAGGAACTAGGACCCTCCCTCTCTTTAAGATCAGTCGGCTCTAAACCAGCTGAATCACAGACTAACTTGTCCCTCACTATTTATTACCAAATACCCTGACAACCTCTCTAACTAATTACAAATATCCCCTTAACTATCACTATATTCAGCATGGTGGTAGAGGGGcatcttctttttattttttattttttataaaaaaaattgttggttTGGGGGGGGGTTGCGGGTTTGCTGAGTCATCGTCAAACTTCATCCTGTCCTATGGAAACTTCAATTCTCAATACTAACATGTTCTTAGTTACCTCAATGTTTAAGGATGTATAGAGTGAAATTACAGAAAATAGGACACTCACATGGGGAAAATTCATCATGGATAAGAAGGAATAACACTTCCGAAGTATAGTGCttaaaagcataaaaaaatAAGTGCAGAAATTGTGAGATACTTTACCCCTCAAGTTCCCTAATCTTATCGTGTTGATTTGACTAAAGACATAATGAACATGTCAACTCAAATCATAGAGAACGGAAAAGAATAAATTTACCTTTTCAGTTAGATATTTAAATGCCACTTTTTTCTCTCCCGCTTCATATATGTTGCACTGAGAGTATATctgattcaaaatgaaagcaaCAATCTAAAATCACCTATCTTTGAAGAAGTTTCAACTAAAATGCATTTGGAAAAAGTGAGGTTTATCAAGACCTGTGATTCCACACTAGCACAGACAGCATAGATCCCCCAGTTTCTGGTGTAATTATTGTATAGATGCACTTGAGCATATCTAACACGTGGATGGCGTTGACGTGTACCATCGAAAAAACAATGGTGGATAGTGACACGGATACATCGGTCACCAATGTGAGAGGGATCTGCTCCGATGAGCATTGTCTTGTCGTGGTGTGAGAAGTGACACCTACAACAATGGTCAAAGAAATCAAGCACAATGTCAGATTGTTAAGGCATCACCAAAGGTCATAGATGAAGCTTCCTCCCACCTAGAAATAGTGATATCTGTGCTTCCTCGGGTGATATCAATCAACCCGTCATCATAGTCTCGGAGGCTGCAACGGTCTATCCATATGTGCTTTGAATTAGGCTTAATTTGAATTCCATCAACATCATGACCTCTACCACCTTCAAACTCCAAATTGCAAATAATCACATGCTCACATTCCTTAAGCCTCAATCCCTTTCCTGTAAGTTTTATCCTTTGACCACGACCATCTATAGTCTTATACGACGACACACTCAGATACGAAGACAAGTGAATTGTGCCCGAAACTTCAAAGATAATCCAAAGGGGCTCCTTCTTACGACATCCGAACCTAAGTGATCCCGGACCATCATctacaacaaaaagaaaatacagATTTAAGGATTCCTTAACGAACTGAAAGGCAGAACCAACTGAAGTATTGTATACAATGTGTATAGAGAATTAGGAAGCAATTGTAAAACTCCTAAATACAACCCAACAAGGCAGAAAGTGCAGAACTCTAAATCCAATTCCCTAGCCTTTATGATTGCCTAATTCCTCAACAAAAATCCAGTTCCTCCCCCTCACCCACATAACAAAATAAACaagaaaaggggaaaagaaacaaaaacaaaacaaaacaagagaGAACTTTAAGATCATTCATGTACTTTATGTAAGAAAGTCTGTTCTAAATTCTAACTACAACTCAACTACTAATTGAATTC
The nucleotide sequence above comes from Benincasa hispida cultivar B227 chromosome 3, ASM972705v1, whole genome shotgun sequence. Encoded proteins:
- the LOC120074778 gene encoding probable pectate lyase 4, whose protein sequence is MGNGHGHRKHFNHDVNSSPSTTNAHFPSNKYSPSQPTFRNSSSTTKMESLPYAHVDSSLRALAAQAEGFGRSAIGGLHGSVYCVTNLADDGPGSLRFGCRKKEPLWIIFEVSGTIHLSSYLSVSSYKTIDGRGQRIKLTGKGLRLKECEHVIICNLEFEGGRGHDVDGIQIKPNSKHIWIDRCSLRDYDDGLIDITRGSTDITISRCHFSHHDKTMLIGADPSHIGDRCIRVTIHHCFFDGTRQRHPRVRYAQVHLYNNYTRNWGIYAVCASVESQIYSQCNIYEAGEKKVAFKYLTEKATDKEEPSSGCIWSDGDLFVNGTQSGLLAATAGHNFFHPSKHYSSWTVEPPTDSLKQILQHCTGCQNMPRPTDLPLVP